Proteins found in one Arachis stenosperma cultivar V10309 chromosome 8, arast.V10309.gnm1.PFL2, whole genome shotgun sequence genomic segment:
- the LOC130946410 gene encoding MLP-like protein 43, whose protein sequence is MALTGKLSIEIPVHSPASKFFDLATKKLHHVQNVCERVHATKLHEGHDWHSVGGSVKHWTYVIDGKVTTCKETIESIDEQNKTVVYKFFDGDIDQHYKTLKLIFQVIENNNGGTSTKWTVEYEKVNEDVEAPYGYMEYFDKCAKELDAHLLQA, encoded by the exons ATGGCACTAACTGGTAAGCTTAGCATTGAAATTCCAGTCCACTCACCTGCTTCAAAGTTCTTTGACCTCGCCACAAAGAAACTCCATCATGTTCAAAACGTCTGTGAAAGAGTGCATGCCACCAAGCTGCATGAAGGTCATGACTGGCACTCTGTCGGTGGTTCGGTCAAACACTGGACTTATGTCATAG ATGGTAAAGTAACTACATGCAAAGAGACTATTGAAAGCATTGATGAGCAGAACAAGACAGTCGTATACAAATTCTTTGATGGAGATATCGATCAACACTATAAGACCCTTAAGCTTATCTTTCAAGTGATTGAGAACAATAATGGAGGTACTTCGACTAAATGGACAGTTGAATATGAGAAGGTCAATGAAGATGTTGAAGCTCCATATGGCTACATGGAATACTTTGACAAATGTGCTAAAGAACTGGATGCCCATCTTCTCCAGGCATAA